The Ailuropoda melanoleuca isolate Jingjing chromosome 9, ASM200744v2, whole genome shotgun sequence genome includes a region encoding these proteins:
- the HDDC3 gene encoding guanosine-3',5'-bis(diphosphate) 3'-pyrophosphohydrolase MESH1 isoform X2, with product MGSEAAQLVEAADFAARKHRLQRRKDPEGTPYINHPIGVARILTHEAGITDIVVLQAALLHDTVEDTDTTLDEVELHFGAQVRRLVEEVTDDKTLPKLERKRLQVEQAPHSSPGAKLVKLADKLYNLRDLNRCTPEGWSEHRVQEYFEWAAQVVKGLQGTNRQLEEALKQLFKERGLVL from the exons ATGGGCTCCGAGGCTGCGCAGCTGGTGGAGGCTGCCGACTTCGCGGCTCGCAAGCACCGATTGCAGCGGCGGAAGGACCCCGAAGGGACCCCCTACATCAATCACCCTATCG GTGTGGCTCGGATCCTGACCCATGAGGCGGGAATCACTGACATTGTGGTGTTACAG GCAGCCCTGCTCCATGACACAGTGGAGGACACAGACACCACCTTGGATGAGGTGGAGCTGCACTTTGGGGCGCAAGTGCGGCGTCTGGTGGAGGAAGTAACAGATGACAAGACTCTGCCCAAGCTGGAGAGAAAGCGGCTGCAGGTGGAGCAGGCACCCCACAGCAGTCCCGGGGCTAAACTGGTGAAGCTGGCAGACAAGCTGTACAATCTGAGGGACCTGAATCGCTGCACCCCAGAGG GATGGTCTGAACATCGAGTCCAGGAATACTTCGAGTGGGCAGCGCAAGTGGTGAAGGGGCTTCAGGGAACAAACCGGCAGCTGGAAGAGGCTCTAAAGCAGCTGTTTAAGGAGCGGGGGCTGGTACTCTGA
- the HDDC3 gene encoding guanosine-3',5'-bis(diphosphate) 3'-pyrophosphohydrolase MESH1 isoform X1 produces MIVPLHSGHPKRVKVIWLVRGHMWLCKIRNTQPGTPSGLTSCFAPSGVARILTHEAGITDIVVLQAALLHDTVEDTDTTLDEVELHFGAQVRRLVEEVTDDKTLPKLERKRLQVEQAPHSSPGAKLVKLADKLYNLRDLNRCTPEGWSEHRVQEYFEWAAQVVKGLQGTNRQLEEALKQLFKERGLVL; encoded by the exons ATGATTGTTCCTCTGCACAGTGGACACCCAAAGAGAGTAAAGGTCATCTGGCTAGTGAGAGGCCACATGTGGCTCTGCAAAATCCGCAACACGCAGCCTGGGACTCCTTCAGGTCTGACTTCCTGCTTTGCCCCGTCAGGTGTGGCTCGGATCCTGACCCATGAGGCGGGAATCACTGACATTGTGGTGTTACAG GCAGCCCTGCTCCATGACACAGTGGAGGACACAGACACCACCTTGGATGAGGTGGAGCTGCACTTTGGGGCGCAAGTGCGGCGTCTGGTGGAGGAAGTAACAGATGACAAGACTCTGCCCAAGCTGGAGAGAAAGCGGCTGCAGGTGGAGCAGGCACCCCACAGCAGTCCCGGGGCTAAACTGGTGAAGCTGGCAGACAAGCTGTACAATCTGAGGGACCTGAATCGCTGCACCCCAGAGG GATGGTCTGAACATCGAGTCCAGGAATACTTCGAGTGGGCAGCGCAAGTGGTGAAGGGGCTTCAGGGAACAAACCGGCAGCTGGAAGAGGCTCTAAAGCAGCTGTTTAAGGAGCGGGGGCTGGTACTCTGA